One window of Halichondria panicea chromosome 7, odHalPani1.1, whole genome shotgun sequence genomic DNA carries:
- the LOC135338763 gene encoding G2/mitotic-specific cyclin-B-like yields MAMVSSLQSHPAGNDSTGIAKGKLSMTELQRQALGNMANRRTTRCYTQLDTKKPRDDVKPAPTTRNVSFLSKRTALHAPKAGIKQSQLTKAQKANKPNKTTTQKPTTEPVIDTTTNPPQNQARDTENGGQKRVRTVTPQPIDVTDMAGEIQRRLKLVDGVNIADMEDPYACSLYVEDIYSYLHELERQLHPDPDYMSRQPKINPRMRAILIDWLVLVHMKFNLMQETFYLTVNIIDRFLEVFPTCKGQLQLVGVTAMFLAAKYEEIYFPEIADFVYITDDSYTAEQMRQMERIILKSLNYSLGSPGAIQFLRRYSKISKASIQAHTMAKYIMEVCLMDYSLLRYLPSQIAAASLSISIELLDLGDWNPNNSYSLADLQPIKHDIAKTILTLPLLRQQAIREKYSGQRSLRVAKHTALASCVLKTIADTSQ; encoded by the exons ATGGCTATGGTATCTTCCCTACAGTCCCATCCTGCTGGCAATGATTCAACTGGCATCGCCAAGGGGAAGCTCTCCATGACTGAACTGCAAAGACAAGCTCTGGGAAACATGGCCAACAGAAGAACAACTAGATGTTACACCCAACTTGACACTAAG AAGCCTCGGGATGATGTCAAACCAGCCCCAACAACCAGAAACGTATCCTTTCTGTCCAAAAGAACAGCCCTACATGCACCCAAGGCGGGAATAAAGCAATCCCAGCTCACTAAAGCACAGAAAGCTAATAAGCCCAACAAAACCACCACACAGAAACCAACAACTGAGCCAGTCATTGACACCACTACAAACCCACCACAGAACCAG GCTAGAGACACAGAGAATGGAGGTCAGAAGAGGGTGAGGACTGTGACACCACAGCCTATTGATGTCACAGATATGGCGGGGGAGATCCAGAGACGGTTAAAGTTGGTCGATGGCGTGAACATAGCTGACATGGAAGACCCCTACGCTTGTAGTCTCTACGTGGAGGACATCTACTCGTACCTACATGAGCTAGAG CGACAGCTCCATCCTGACCCTGACTACATGAGTAGACAGCCCAAGATCAACCCAAGAATGAGAGCCATTCTCATTGATTGGCTGGTGTTGGTGCATATGAAGTTCAACCTAATGCAAGAGACGTTCTATTTAACAGTCAACATCATCGACAGATTCCTTGAG GTATTCCCTACATGTAAGGGACAGCTGCAGTTGGTGGGAGTCACAGCAATGTTCCTAGCTGCTAAATACGAGGAGATCTATTTCCCAGAGATCGCAGACTTTGTTTACATTACTGATGACTCTTACACGGCTGAGCAAATGCGCCAGATGGAGAGAATCATACTGAAATCTCTCAACTACAGCCTTGGCTCCCCTGGTGCCATTCAGTTTCTTAGGAGGTATTCAAAAATATCCAAG GCGTCAATTCAAGCTCACACGATGGCCAAGTACATCATGGAGGTGTGCCTGATGGACTATTCCCTTCTTCGCTATCTACCTTCTCAGATTGCAGCTGCCTCCCTCTCAATCTCCATAGAGCTGCTCGACTTAGGAGATTGG AACCCTAACAATAGCTACTCTCTCGCTGACCTCCAACCCATCAAGCATGACATTGCCAAGACAATCCTCACCCTGCCCCTCCTCCGTCAACAAGCTATCAGAGAGAAGTACtcaggtcagaggtcactcaGAGTAGCCAAACATACAGCTCTTGCTTCATGTGTTCTCAAGACCATTGCAGACACTTCCCAGTGA